The Malus domestica chromosome 13, GDT2T_hap1 genome includes a window with the following:
- the LOC103451934 gene encoding MLP-like protein 423, whose product MASCDGKLEVEVEVKSPAQKFWEALRDSTTVFPKAFPHDYKSIDVLEGDGKAVGSVRLITYAEGSALVKVSKETIDAVDEVGKAVAYKVIDGDLLKYYKSFKCTLTVTPKGDGSLVKWSSVYEKAHEQVPEPSIIKDFAAKNFLELDAYVLVN is encoded by the exons atggcttCATGTGATGGAAAGCTTGAAGTAGAAGTTGAGGTGAAGTCTCCTGCACAAAAGTTTTGGGAAGCCCTTAGGGACTCCACCACTGTCTTCCCCAAGGCATTTCCTCATGACTACAAAAGCATCGATGTCCTCGAAGGTGATGGCAAAGCTGTTGGATCCGTTCGGCTTATTACATATGCTGAAG GTTCTGCACTTGTGAAAGTATCAAAGGAGACGATCGATGCAGTGGATGAAGTCGGAAAGGCGGTTGCTTATAAGGTGATCGACGGAGATCTGCTCAAGTACTACAAGAGCTTCAAGTGCACCCTAACCGTGACTCCCAAGGGAGACGGGAGCTTGGTGAAATGGTCGTCTGTGTATGAGAAAGCACACGAACAGGTTCCCGAACCAAGCATCATCAAGGATTTTGCTGCCAAGAACTTCCTGGAGCTCGATGCCTATGTTctggttaattaa
- the LOC103414313 gene encoding phytosulfokine receptor 1-like — MGAQDFWVFIFVIGFCLQARVSSSQNLTCNPNDLKALEDFMNGIDSVIDAWGSNFSSDCCKWAGITCNSSSSLGLNDSIDTYRVVKLELPKRRLVGNLSASLGTLDQLRTLNLSQNFLKHSLPISLFHLPNLEFLDLSSNDFSGPIPFDIELPSIRLLEISQNFLNGTLPASICDKSTQLRALKLAVNYFSGNLPPGLGNCTSVEDLRLGMNNFNGGVPEGLFRLRKLTQLNIQDNKLSGVLSEEFGNLINLVHLDISTNEFSGTIPDVFHRLGRLQNLVFHSNRFGGRIPPFLSSSSTISLLNLRNNSLQGTIDLNCSAMTSLTTLDLGSNQFDGPIPSNLPSCRHLNNVNLARNNFTGEIPESFKSFHSLSYLSLSNSSVSNISSALQILQQCRNLTTLVLTLNFRGEEFPADPTLHFEKLKVLIIANCRLTGVIPQWLSTSSRLQFLDISWNQLQGTIPGWFGNFSSLFYLDMSNNSLTGEIPISLTGLPSLNSGRISIEEPSPDFLLLMKRNVSARALQYNQVWRFPPTLGLSNNNLSGPVWPEFGKLKLLHVLDLKFNSLAGPIPSSLSGMSNLETLDLSHNKLSGTLPPSLVNLNFLSKFSVADNQLYGVIPTGGQFSTFSSSSFEGNSLCGYDASPCPAGLDAPLRTWFGKSSKDYTGVIAGVGVGFVFGIACFIGIDRYVWTF; from the coding sequence ATGGGTGCTCAAGATTTCtgggttttcatttttgttattgGGTTTTGCTTACAAGCTCGGGTTTCGAGCTCTCAAAACCTGACATGCAATCCAAATGATTTGAAGGCATTGGAGGATTTCATGAACGGTATAGATTCTGTGATTGATGCGTGGGGTAGCAATTTCTCATCTGATTGCTGCAAATGGGCAGGCATCACTTGcaattcttcttcctctctcggATTGAACGATTCCATTGATACTTATAGAGTGGTTAAGTTGGAGCTTCCAAAGAGAAGGCTAGTGGGAAATCTCTCTGCATCTTTAGGCACTTTGGACCAGCTTAGAACCCTCAATCTCTCTCAAAATTTCCTCAAACACTCGCTTCCAATTTCGCTCTTCCATTTGCCGAATTTAGAGTTCTTAGACTTGAGCTCTAATGATTTTTCCGGCCCCATTCCTTTCGATATCGAATTGCCTTCAATCCGGTTGCTTGAAATTTCTCAAAACTTTTTGAATGGTACCCTTCCGGCCAGCATCTGTGACAAGTCTACTCAGCTTCGAGCACTGAAGTTGGCTGTGAACTACTTCTCTGGCAACCTCCCACCAGGTCTTGGCAATTGTACTTCCGTGGAGGACCTCCGTCTAGGCATGAATAATTTCAATGGCGGTGTGCCCGAAGGTCTATTTCGTCTGCGAAAGCTAACCCAGTTGAACATTCAAGATAACAAGCTTTCCGGGGTGCTCAGCGAAGAATTCGGTAACCTCATTAATCTTGTTCATTTGGATATCTCAACTAATGAATTTTCAGGAACCATCCCAGATGTTTTCCACAGGCTTGGAAGATTACAGAATCTTGTATTCCATTCAAATCGTTTTGGTGGTCGGATACCCCCTTTCTTGTCGAGTTCCTCGACCATCTCTTTGCTTAATTTGAGAAACAATTCATTGCAGGGCACAATTGATCTTAATTGTTCAGCAATGACTAGTTTGACCACTCTTGATCTCGGTTCCAATCAGTTTGATGGGCCTATTCCCTCCAATCTTCCCTCTTGTCGACATTTGAATAATGTCAATCTTGCCCGTAACAACTTCACGGGCGAAATACCAGAAAGCTTCAAGAGTTTCCATAGCCTCTCTTACCTCTCGCTGTCAAATTCCAGCGTTTCCAATATCTCTTCTGCCTTACAAATTTTACAGCAATGCCGGAACCTGACTACTTTGGTTCTCACCTTGAACTTCCGCGGCGAAGAATTTCCTGCTGATCCGACCCTTCATTTTGAAAAGTTGAAGGTTCTTATTATTGCAAATTGTAGGCTCACAGGTGTAATACCTCAATGGTTGAGTACTAGCAGCAGATTGCAATTTTTGGATATATCGTGGAACCAATTGCAAGGAACAATTCCAGGCTGGTTTGGCAATTTTAGCAGTCTTTTCTACTTGGACATGTCGAATAATTCACTTACGGGTGAAATCCCTATAAGCTTAACTGGATTACCGAGCCTCAATAGTGGGAGGATCTCCATTGAGGAACCTTCCCCTGATTTCCTTCTACTCATGAAGAGGAATGTAAGTGCACGAGCGTTGCAGTACAATCAAGTGTGGCGATTTCCACCGACGCTGGGACTAAGTAACAATAATCTTAGCGGACCAGTCTGGCCCGAGTTTGGGAAACTGAAATTGCTTCATGTTTTGGATCTCAAGTTCAACAGTCTAGCAGGACCGATTCCGAGTAGTTTATCTGGCATGTCCAACTTAGAGACTCTGGATTTGTCTCATAACAAGCTTTCGGGGACACTCCCGCCTTCGCTGGTCAATCTCAACTTCTTGTCCAAGTTTAGCGTTGCAGACAATCAGTTATATGGGGTGATCCCTACAGGAGGTCAGTTTTCGACCTTCTCAAGTTCAAGCTTTGAAGGGAACAGTCTTTGCGGATACGATGCTTCCCCTTGTCCAGCAGGACTGGATGCTCCTCTGCGAACATGGTTCGGGAAATCGAGCAAGGATTATACAGGAGTTATTGCCGGAGTCGGTGTTGGATTTGTATTTGGAATAGCATGTTTCATTGGAATAGATAGGTACGTCTGGACATTTTAA
- the LOC139190762 gene encoding putative receptor-like protein kinase At3g47110, protein MALLAIKAQIKEDPDQFLSSWNESYHFCLWQGVTCSQRHHQRITRLNLGNQNLVGTISPHIGNLSFLRVLRLSDNRLSGQIPPEMGRLRRLQVLNLTQNSLSGVIPVNMSNCLDLIGFHSGFNHLVGKIPIEFGSFPKLEKLVLQRNTLSGAIPDSLGNISSLDVFAFYDNHLSGDIPSSLGQLKKLRFFSLGSNKLSGIVPPSIYNLSNLAIFSIAFNSIQGTIPRELATIFQISKYFTLPGINSQGPFLYQYPMPQI, encoded by the coding sequence ATGGCGTTGTTGGCCATCAAAGCGCAGATAAAGGAGGACCCCGACCAGTTCCTGAGTTCATGGAACGAATCATATCACTTCTGCCTATGGCAAGGTGTCACATGCAGCCAACGACATCACCAAAGGATCACTAGGTTAAACCTAGGGAACCAAAACTTGGTGGGTACCATATCCCCACACATAGGAAATCTAAGCTTCCTCAGGGTACTACGTTTGAGCGACAACCGTTTGTCGGGTCAAATTCCACCAGAAATGGGGCGTTTGCGCAGATTGCAGGTATTAAATTTGACCCAAAACTCACTCAGTGGTGTTATTCCTGTCAATATGTCCAATTGTCTTGACCTCATCGGTTTCCATTCAGGCTTCAATCATTTGGTGGGTAAAATTCCTATAGAGTTTGGCTCCTTTCCTAAACTTGAAAAACTTGTTCTTCAACGCAACACTTTGTCAGGGGCAATCCCTGATTCCTTGGGGAACATTTCATCACTTGATGTTTTTGCATTTTACGACAATCACTTGTCAGGTGACATCCCTAGTTCCCTAGGTCAGTTGAAAAAATTGAGATTTTTCTCATTAGGTTCAAATAAGTTGTCTGGTATTGTCCCTCCCTCCATTTATAATCTCTCTAATCTAGCTATTTTTTCCATCGCATTCAACTCAATTCAAGGGACTATTCCCAGAGAATTGGCTACAATTTTCCAAATCTCAAAGTATTTCACATTACCGGGAATCAATTCTCAGGGTCCATTCCTATATCAATATCCAATGCCACAAATCTAG